The following are encoded in a window of Vespula pensylvanica isolate Volc-1 chromosome 2, ASM1446617v1, whole genome shotgun sequence genomic DNA:
- the LOC122638099 gene encoding G patch domain-containing protein 2 isoform X5, with product MERVLKAVPADLRVKMEALVHDLTLALEESSNSANVRRRWGIRRRARSTGNIRKFTVRFYKAYRGSLPRLSFYKYQSSLNISKHSDDSSSSICDIRILKNSTPSKYQSDSDDTNQTKRFARFSNLNNASNIESDSVNENFIPRTNTRRKRKFKKMAVDSDSNPSTSQTVTIMSTALGGKKRVLRNDCKNKYGAIWCGKRKRSCRERSTDCEMRSLKPNRTSKSKIRGKMQGEDTVDCSRISSSSISSSDSENGIITNDEDREGDDEQSDWIVESNWWDDGDSTSEDKIGTDSTFQMILHGSFEHSTDESRKRYRQRVKRIREGLTGREIRAGRRHVDNKPGYSIITSANEKVSRFLQDPTQSELKLHPMRQAEREKLRRLANLYSLSLKGDLGCPILYKTRHTTQAVCVDQVSLNRFSDYKRLRKTPPNSPNPDSLMQCQEQHISSTSFGSQIVQQTQDTMPLQSISFPQFEWDSNNMEIEIHGKPKFQDFGHSKSS from the exons GTTCTACAGGGAATATTCGTAAGT TTACAGTTCGCTTCTACAAGGCATACAGAGGGTCATTACCAAGATTGTCtttctataaatatcaat CATCGCTCAATATAAGTAAGCACTCGGATGACAGTTCGTCTTCTATTTGTGATATCcgcattttgaaaaattctacACCTTCTAAATATCAATCCGATAGCGATGACACGAATCAAACAAAAAGATTTGCACGGTTTTCCAACCTAAATAATGCGAGCAACATAGAGAGCGATTCTgtcaatgaaaatttcatacCAAGGACTAACACAAGGCGTAAGAGAAAGTTCAAGAAGATGGCTGTCGATTCTGACTCGAATCCATCGACGTCTCAAACGGTTACCATTATGTCGACCGCTTTAGGTGGAAAAAAGCGAGTTCTTAGGAATGattgtaaaaacaaatatgGAGCTATATG GTGTGGAAAACGTAAGAGATCATGCAGAGAACGTTCTACCGATTGCGAAATGCGTTCTTTGAAACCAAACAGAACCTCGAAGTCGAAGATCCGGGGGAAAATGCAAGGTGAAGACACCGTAGATTGCTCTCGTATATCGAGTTCAAGTATTTCTTCTAGCGATTCCGAAAATGGTATAATCACAAATGACGAGGATCGCGAAG GAGATGACGAGCAATCCGATTGGATAGTGGAATCAAATTGGTGGGACGATGGAGACAGCACGAGTGAAGATAAAATAGGAACAGATTCGACATTCCAAATGATATTACATGGTAGCTTTGAACATTCTACCGATGAAAGCAGAAAAAGGTACAGACAAAGAGTTAAACGAATTCGCGAAGGTCTCACTGGTAGAGAAATTCGCGCTGGTCGGCGTCACGTCGACAATAAACCTGGATATTCTATAATTACTTCGGCAAATGAGAAAGTATCAAGATTTCTACAAGATCCAACTCAGAGTGAACTTAAGTTACATCCTATGCGTCAAGCTGAACGGGAGAAGCTGCGTCGTCTTGCAAATTTATACAGTTTAAGTTTAAAAGGTGATTTAGGTTGtccaatattatataaaacgcgACATACAACTCAAGCTGTATGCGTAGATCAAGTATCGTTAAACAGATTCTCCGATTACAAAAGATTAAGGAAGACACCTCCAAACTCACCTAATCCTGATTCACTGATGCAGTGTCAGGAACAACATATTTCTAGTACAAGTTTTGGTTCACAAATTGTACAACAAACGCAAGATACCATGCCGCTGCAATCTATAAGTTTTCCACAGTTCGAGTGGGATTCTAATAATATGGAAATTGAGATACATGGAAAGCCAAAGTTTCAAGACTTTGGACATTCAAAGTCCAGTTAA
- the LOC122638104 gene encoding mitochondrial import inner membrane translocase subunit Tim9: MAMQVPAEVNAEEIKSFKDFIMSYNKLSEICFIDCITDFTTRDVKAKEEKCALNCMEKYLKMNQRVSQRFQEFQIIANENVLAAEKKLGRN; encoded by the exons ATGGCTATGCAAGTTCCTGCTGAAGTTAATGCAGAAGAAATCAAGtct tttaAAGACTTCATAATGTCGTACAATAAACTATCAGAGATTTGTTTTATCGACTGCATAACTGATTTTACTACACGAGATGTAAAAGCGAAGGAGGAAAAATGTGCGCTTAATTGTAtggaaaagtatttaaaaatgaatcaaaGAGTCTCGCAACGATTCCAAGAGTTTCAAATAATTGCCAATGAAAATGTATTAGCAGCTGAAAAGAAACTGGGACGAAATTAA